One segment of Ignavibacteria bacterium DNA contains the following:
- a CDS encoding peptidylprolyl isomerase yields MGVFATTDSSAQKETKKEVKTMTYIMTVMQGNKELGKIEIKLWPDVAPKHCAFFEARVAEGFYDGLAFHRVIPNFMIQGGDPNTKDQPRNTWGSGGYKEKVVAEFNSKKHVRGVLSAARTQDPNSFSGQFFLCVADSPWLDNQYTAFGEAVSGMEVADIVVNNPRDAGDCPLEKITFSIVKGK; encoded by the coding sequence ATGGGTGTATTTGCCACAACCGATTCGTCGGCTCAAAAAGAAACGAAGAAGGAAGTCAAGACTATGACGTACATCATGACGGTGATGCAAGGAAATAAGGAACTCGGCAAGATCGAGATCAAACTCTGGCCCGATGTTGCTCCAAAACACTGCGCGTTCTTTGAAGCACGTGTTGCTGAAGGGTTCTATGACGGTTTGGCCTTCCACCGGGTGATCCCCAACTTCATGATCCAGGGCGGAGATCCGAACACCAAGGACCAACCACGCAACACGTGGGGCAGTGGTGGCTATAAGGAAAAGGTCGTTGCCGAGTTCAACAGTAAGAAGCACGTTCGCGGTGTTCTGTCGGCCGCTCGTACGCAGGATCCGAACAGCTTCAGCGGACAATTCTTCCTTTGTGTTGCAGACTCACCATGGTTGGATAACCAATACACAGCATTTGGCGAAGCGGTGAGTGGTATGGAAGTAGCCGATATCGTCGTGAACAACCCTCGTGATGCCGGTGATTGCCCACTTGAGAAGATCACGTTCTCGATCGTGAAGGGTAAGTGA
- a CDS encoding peptidylprolyl isomerase: MSLVTALVLGLIQGLTEFIPVSSTAHLTVAAAAFGVIDPAHPERWTAFMATIQLGTLAAVIAYFRSDILTTLRFWFTENFGSRRRSFREQGAESRLGWFVIIGTLPIVIVGLAFKDILEGALTKDLHLIGASLIGVAALLWIAERVASFTRTTSDLTIVDAISVGAAQCLALIPGSSRSGTTIMAALFRGMTREHAARFSFLLSIPAVLAAGVLEFAHEVKHITLDNGGLQLAVATIAALVSGYWSIAFLLKYLRTHSLSVFIVYRIALGSVLLFTGCSTQEKSMPEALEQLKPPPATSEQTVVQDTVPEIVVVATDTVVVKTSMGMITIELYGDDAPATVANFLGLVSKKFYDGILFHRVSQGFVIQSGDPKTRDSQARAEWGRGGTTASGKPLTDELDPQLPSARRGYLKGVVAMARKPVANSATSQFFICLEKAASLPYQYTIFGNVVDGMDVVEKIGSADVEPGPLGETDGIPRSPITINSIQRK; the protein is encoded by the coding sequence ATGTCTCTCGTTACTGCACTTGTCCTAGGTCTCATTCAGGGGCTCACGGAGTTTATCCCCGTGTCCAGCACGGCCCACCTCACGGTGGCGGCTGCTGCGTTTGGCGTGATCGACCCCGCTCATCCTGAGCGGTGGACGGCGTTCATGGCCACTATCCAGCTTGGAACGCTTGCCGCCGTGATCGCCTATTTCCGATCAGATATCCTCACGACATTGCGGTTCTGGTTCACGGAGAATTTCGGATCTAGGCGTAGATCTTTCCGGGAACAAGGCGCGGAATCGCGACTCGGCTGGTTCGTCATCATCGGCACGTTGCCCATTGTGATCGTTGGCTTGGCCTTCAAGGACATTCTTGAAGGTGCACTCACCAAGGACCTGCATCTCATCGGTGCAAGCCTCATTGGTGTTGCAGCTTTGCTGTGGATAGCCGAACGTGTTGCTTCATTCACGCGCACCACATCCGATCTCACGATAGTAGATGCGATCAGCGTCGGTGCAGCTCAGTGTTTGGCGCTGATCCCGGGTAGTTCTCGCAGCGGGACCACGATCATGGCCGCTCTCTTCCGTGGTATGACGCGTGAACATGCTGCTCGATTCTCCTTTTTGTTGTCCATCCCCGCTGTTCTGGCAGCTGGCGTATTGGAGTTCGCCCATGAGGTGAAGCATATAACACTCGATAACGGGGGGTTGCAGCTTGCGGTGGCTACGATCGCAGCCCTTGTGAGCGGGTATTGGTCCATTGCCTTCCTGTTGAAGTATCTCCGAACCCACAGTCTCAGCGTCTTCATTGTCTATCGGATCGCCCTTGGAAGCGTGCTGCTGTTCACCGGCTGCAGCACCCAAGAGAAGTCCATGCCTGAGGCATTAGAGCAACTCAAGCCGCCACCGGCCACCTCTGAGCAGACGGTCGTACAAGACACCGTCCCCGAGATCGTTGTTGTTGCCACGGATACCGTGGTGGTGAAGACCTCCATGGGCATGATCACGATCGAGCTGTATGGAGATGATGCGCCTGCCACCGTGGCGAACTTCCTTGGACTTGTTTCGAAGAAGTTCTACGATGGGATTTTGTTCCACCGAGTTTCACAAGGGTTTGTGATACAGTCCGGGGACCCCAAGACACGTGATAGTCAGGCTAGGGCAGAATGGGGCAGAGGGGGCACTACAGCGTCAGGAAAGCCCCTTACTGACGAACTCGACCCACAGCTCCCATCGGCACGGAGGGGCTATCTCAAGGGTGTGGTAGCCATGGCCCGAAAGCCAGTGGCGAACAGCGCAACCAGTCAATTTTTCATTTGTCTCGAGAAAGCCGCTTCACTTCCGTACCAATACACGATTTTTGGCAACGTCGTTGACGGAATGGATGTGGTTGAAAAGATCGGAAGTGCAGATGTTGAGCCGGGACCGCTGGGTGAAACCGACGGAATCCCACGTTCGCCGATCACGATCAACAGCATACAACGCAAATAA
- a CDS encoding OmpA family protein — protein sequence MTHLRKILTIIFVLGMGSCFEASAQVVDSAYLPQNVGPNVNGQYDDILPVISPDGLALYFCRSHSPENIGGGRQDIWLSEFQADGKWGLAKNVGIPLNNRDNNYLCSITPDGNTLIIGDGYSAATNRQRSIAISHRTADGWSVPKPVVIKNFYNDNRFGEYSFANDSRTLILAVERKDSRGGKDLYVCFRQEDSTFSEPMNMGIVVNSLGHEATPFIASDNSSLYFASDGQGGYGAFDVFVTRRLDSTWTNWSPPENLGPTINTAGWDLYYTIPASGDYAYYVSYSNTYGAGDIFRIRLPEKVRPRPVVLISGRVLNKKSNQPVEADIIYEILPEGKEVGRARSTPTTGNYKIVLPAGGKYGFRASAPNYLSVNDNLDLSGLTEYTEIKRDLFLVPIEAGSVAELNNIFFDYKKATLRPESFPELNRITDMLIAAPSMTIEIGGHTDAIASDQYNQVLSEERAESVVTYIVKRGNIDKARLVPKGYGERKPVASNDTDEGRQQNRRVEITIITK from the coding sequence TTGACACACCTGCGGAAGATTCTGACGATCATCTTCGTCCTTGGCATGGGAAGCTGCTTCGAGGCATCTGCCCAAGTGGTGGACTCTGCCTATCTGCCACAGAACGTTGGACCGAACGTCAATGGCCAATATGACGACATCCTACCAGTGATCTCCCCGGACGGACTCGCCTTGTATTTCTGCCGAAGCCATTCACCGGAAAACATCGGTGGTGGACGTCAGGATATTTGGTTGAGCGAGTTTCAGGCAGATGGGAAATGGGGCTTAGCAAAGAACGTTGGCATCCCCTTGAACAATAGGGACAATAACTATCTCTGCTCAATCACTCCCGACGGCAACACCCTCATCATCGGAGACGGATATAGTGCCGCTACGAACCGGCAAAGAAGCATCGCGATCTCGCACAGGACGGCGGACGGATGGTCTGTACCTAAGCCTGTTGTGATCAAGAATTTTTACAACGACAACCGGTTCGGTGAATATTCTTTTGCCAACGACAGTCGCACCCTGATCCTTGCGGTTGAACGAAAGGACTCTCGCGGCGGCAAGGATCTCTACGTTTGTTTCCGACAGGAAGACAGCACGTTTTCGGAGCCCATGAACATGGGCATTGTTGTGAATTCGCTCGGGCATGAGGCAACTCCATTCATCGCTTCGGACAACTCGTCGCTCTATTTCGCATCCGACGGTCAAGGGGGCTATGGAGCATTCGATGTGTTCGTTACTCGCCGTTTGGATTCGACTTGGACAAATTGGTCGCCCCCTGAAAATCTGGGGCCAACGATCAATACGGCAGGATGGGACTTGTACTACACGATCCCTGCTTCCGGTGACTATGCCTACTACGTATCGTACAGCAACACCTATGGTGCCGGAGACATATTCCGCATTCGGCTCCCGGAAAAAGTTCGACCACGTCCGGTGGTGCTTATCTCCGGTCGAGTGTTGAACAAGAAGTCAAATCAGCCGGTTGAAGCCGACATCATTTATGAGATCCTACCGGAAGGAAAGGAAGTTGGTCGTGCTCGTTCCACACCTACCACCGGTAACTATAAGATCGTGTTGCCGGCGGGTGGCAAGTACGGGTTCCGTGCTTCTGCTCCGAACTACCTCTCTGTGAATGACAATCTCGATCTCTCCGGTCTCACGGAATACACGGAGATCAAACGCGATCTCTTCTTGGTTCCGATCGAAGCCGGAAGTGTGGCCGAACTCAACAACATCTTCTTTGACTACAAGAAGGCAACATTGCGTCCGGAGTCATTCCCCGAACTCAATCGCATCACAGATATGTTGATCGCTGCGCCGAGTATGACGATCGAGATCGGCGGACATACAGATGCCATTGCGAGTGACCAATACAACCAGGTCCTCTCCGAAGAGCGTGCTGAGTCTGTTGTGACCTACATCGTAAAGCGTGGTAACATCGACAAGGCTCGCCTTGTACCAAAGGGCTACGGCGAACGTAAACCGGTTGCCTCGAACGATACTGACGAAGGCAGGCAACAGAATAGACGAGTTGAGATCACGATCATCACTAAATAG
- a CDS encoding acetylornithine/succinylornithine family transaminase, which yields MDAQLSASPSGMLIEREHAVVFQTYRRIPLAIDRAEGTRIIDLDGRSYLDMLGGIAVNALGHSHPRIIAAVEQQIRRYMHVSNVFYQEPQVRLAEQLVAASGYPRVFFSNSGAEATEGALKMARRFGSAHAKYDVVGFSGGFHGRTYGALSVMDKALYKDGMGPFLPHTLVLPFNDVDALEARVDENTCAVMLEFLQGEGGIAEATPEFISALWSLKEKFGFLVIADEVQSGIGRTGDFFAFERYGVRPDIVTIAKAVGGGLPLGAILATNEAAALFERGMHGTTYGGNPVACAAGSVVLEEVTSGLTDHVREIGSYLTTQLRSLQGQFPELVRDVRGRGCMQGIVLSVESAPFIPKLLEHGVIANATAGNVIRFVPPFIITRNDVDELVEALRSVFNNTSLDTLQSSHG from the coding sequence ATGGACGCACAACTTTCCGCATCACCTAGCGGCATGCTCATTGAACGTGAGCATGCCGTCGTCTTTCAGACCTATCGTCGCATTCCGCTCGCCATCGACAGGGCAGAGGGCACGCGTATCATCGATCTGGATGGTCGGTCCTACCTCGATATGCTCGGCGGTATAGCCGTGAATGCTCTTGGGCACTCACATCCTAGGATCATCGCCGCAGTGGAGCAACAGATCCGTCGCTACATGCATGTTTCAAACGTGTTCTACCAAGAGCCGCAGGTGCGTCTTGCAGAGCAACTGGTTGCCGCCTCTGGATATCCGCGGGTGTTCTTCAGCAACTCCGGTGCAGAGGCAACTGAAGGGGCTCTTAAGATGGCCCGACGTTTTGGAAGTGCCCATGCGAAATACGACGTGGTCGGATTCTCCGGCGGCTTTCATGGTCGCACGTATGGTGCATTGTCCGTTATGGACAAGGCCCTGTACAAGGACGGTATGGGGCCATTCCTCCCACACACTCTCGTGTTGCCGTTCAATGACGTGGATGCACTCGAAGCTCGAGTGGACGAGAACACCTGTGCTGTGATGCTCGAATTCCTTCAGGGCGAAGGGGGCATTGCAGAGGCCACACCGGAGTTCATATCTGCATTGTGGTCACTCAAGGAGAAGTTTGGCTTCCTCGTCATCGCCGACGAAGTTCAGAGTGGAATTGGACGCACGGGCGACTTCTTCGCGTTTGAACGTTATGGCGTTCGGCCAGATATCGTAACTATCGCCAAGGCCGTAGGTGGCGGACTTCCCCTCGGTGCAATTCTCGCTACGAATGAAGCCGCTGCACTCTTTGAACGTGGCATGCACGGAACAACCTATGGCGGAAATCCCGTTGCTTGTGCTGCCGGCAGTGTTGTCCTCGAAGAGGTAACATCCGGCCTGACAGATCATGTGCGAGAGATCGGCAGCTACCTCACAACGCAACTACGATCCCTGCAGGGTCAATTCCCTGAGCTTGTCCGCGACGTACGCGGTCGAGGCTGCATGCAGGGCATCGTCCTCTCCGTTGAATCAGCCCCCTTCATACCGAAACTTCTAGAACATGGCGTGATCGCCAACGCTACGGCCGGGAACGTGATACGATTCGTTCCTCCGTTCATCATCACTCGCAACGATGTTGACGAGTTGGTTGAGGCGTTACGTTCCGTGTTCAACAACACCTCGCTGGATACACTCCAGTCCTCTCATGGCTGA
- a CDS encoding class I SAM-dependent RNA methyltransferase: protein MADLPTTTSTILCTCARNIPPILRRELEDLGYVVKAEYPSGVEIEGTLEDCLRLNLWLRTAHRVLFRLGAWEANTADEMYEAVNSVEWDQWIPAKGYVSVIGSVDTKSIDNVMYANMRCKDAVVDRIRTVRGIRPDSGPDTSMSVVFLYWHDATLMIYVDTSGTPLSDRGYRISSGKAPMRESLAAAVVLSTKWAPHLPFVNPMTGSGTLGIEAALIGRKIPPGSMRDGFGFMHLLPVDPRVWQTMRREAIAQVDTKIDLKILCSDNDIRVIRQARENAKRAGVAVSFTVADFREIAPPASGQAPSHESDNEHTPVVIMNPEFGIRIGDERTLRTTYREIGDLYKQKFRGYTGYVFTGNFSLAKEIGLRSKRRITFWSADLECRLLEFELYEGSRIQYPERSSDDVT, encoded by the coding sequence ATGGCTGACCTGCCAACCACCACGTCAACGATCCTGTGTACCTGTGCACGGAACATTCCTCCCATTCTTCGGCGTGAGCTTGAAGACCTCGGCTACGTTGTGAAGGCAGAGTATCCGTCAGGTGTTGAGATCGAAGGTACACTTGAGGACTGTCTCCGACTAAACCTTTGGCTTCGTACGGCACACCGCGTGTTGTTCCGACTCGGAGCGTGGGAGGCCAACACGGCCGATGAAATGTATGAGGCCGTGAACAGCGTGGAGTGGGACCAGTGGATCCCGGCCAAGGGCTACGTGAGCGTGATCGGCTCGGTTGATACAAAGAGCATCGACAATGTGATGTATGCCAACATGCGTTGCAAGGACGCTGTTGTTGATCGTATACGCACGGTCCGCGGTATCCGTCCCGATTCCGGACCGGATACCTCGATGTCTGTTGTGTTCCTTTATTGGCATGATGCAACGTTGATGATCTACGTTGACACGTCGGGCACGCCCCTTTCCGACAGAGGATACCGGATCAGTTCCGGCAAGGCACCGATGCGTGAGTCTCTAGCAGCGGCCGTTGTGTTGTCGACAAAGTGGGCACCACACCTTCCCTTCGTCAACCCCATGACCGGCAGCGGGACACTTGGGATCGAAGCAGCCCTCATCGGCCGAAAGATCCCGCCAGGCTCCATGCGCGACGGCTTCGGATTCATGCATTTGCTGCCTGTTGATCCTCGCGTGTGGCAAACAATGCGCAGAGAGGCCATTGCTCAGGTAGATACCAAGATCGATCTCAAGATCCTATGCTCAGACAACGATATCCGGGTGATCCGTCAAGCACGGGAGAACGCAAAACGGGCGGGTGTTGCCGTTTCGTTCACCGTAGCCGATTTCAGAGAGATCGCACCACCAGCGTCCGGACAAGCCCCTTCCCATGAATCGGATAACGAACACACACCAGTTGTGATCATGAATCCTGAGTTCGGCATTCGTATCGGTGATGAGAGGACCTTACGTACCACCTACCGCGAGATCGGCGACCTCTACAAGCAGAAGTTCCGCGGATACACTGGCTACGTCTTTACCGGCAACTTCTCCCTCGCAAAGGAGATCGGCCTCCGCTCGAAACGCAGGATCACCTTCTGGAGCGCAGACCTGGAGTGCAGACTCCTCGAGTTCGAACTCTACGAGGGCTCGCGGATACAGTACCCGGAGCGAAGCAGTGACGACGTGACGTAA